The proteins below are encoded in one region of Bdellovibrio bacteriovorus:
- a CDS encoding pentapeptide repeat-containing protein, with amino-acid sequence MKRLAFYYSGLITFVGLLQLTHLGQRVFPPPKVNRLYFPSEEQVFTPAFPILNPGVQPLFPASEVILQERLYAPFVSLRETDLSNRNLSKAHLSFADLRGSKLLGTDLSQALLYGAQLEGALFDKNTRLPFSYETALALGMKEQL; translated from the coding sequence ATGAAACGCCTGGCTTTTTACTACTCTGGATTAATCACCTTCGTGGGACTTTTGCAGCTGACCCATTTGGGTCAGCGCGTGTTCCCTCCTCCGAAAGTAAATCGACTTTATTTTCCATCAGAAGAGCAGGTATTCACACCTGCTTTTCCTATTTTAAATCCTGGGGTGCAGCCTTTGTTCCCTGCTTCTGAAGTGATCTTGCAAGAGCGACTGTACGCCCCGTTCGTCAGTTTGCGTGAAACCGATCTTTCGAATCGAAATCTTTCCAAAGCGCATTTAAGTTTTGCTGACTTGCGCGGAAGCAAGCTTTTAGGAACGGATCTTTCGCAGGCCTTGCTTTATGGCGCGCAGTTAGAAGGTGCGCTGTTTGATAAAAACACCCGCCTTCCCTTCTCTTATGAAACGGCACTGGCGCTAGGAATGAAAGAACAGCTATGA